CACTATATTGAGAACTTCTACAGCTAGTATTAATGCATCATCAATTCTAAATCAGTGGAGAATTGATTTGAAATTAAGGAATTAAATAAATATGGATTTAATTAGAAATCAATTTTTTATAGGTTTTTGTATAAACTTTATTTTGATTTATATATTTTGCAAGGTTCCTTTGATGACAAAAGGTGGTTGGATAAGTGCAGGTATTTTAGGAACAATTTTGTGGGGATGTTTGTCTTGGCAGGGATGGATGTCAGTTGTAATTTATTTATTATTTGGATCTCTCGTTACCAAAATTGGTTTTAAATTTAAAAAAGAACAAGGAATAGCCGAAAAAAGAGATGGGAGAAGAGGTCCTGAAAATGTATGGGGCTCTGCAGCTACAGGATTATTTCTTGCTATTATGACAAAATTTAATGATGCCAACGTAGTGATTTTAAAAATAGGATTTGCTGCAAGTTTTGCTGCAAAGTTGGCGGATACTTTTGGTAGCGAAATTGGAAAAAGGTTTGGGAAGGATACATATTTAATTACTTCACTTAAAAAGGTTGAGAGTGGAACTGAAGGAGGAATAAGTTTAGAAGGAACATTAGCTAGTGTCTTGGGATCAATATTTATGGCTTTTATAATGCTTCGTTTATCACTTATTTCTACAAAAATCCACTTCGTAATTGTTGCAGTCTCGGGATTTTTGGCAACACTCTCCGAAAGTATTATTGGTGCTAGATTTCAAAATAAATATAAATTAAGTAATGAAATGGTAAATGCTATTCAGACAAGTATTGCGTCTGTTTTTGCAATCTTTTCCATGATCTTTTACTCATATTTTTTAAATTAAAAATATTTGAAAAGATTTAGGATTCCTTCCATTTTGTAAGAATCTCCCAGCTCTTAAGTCTTTGGTAAATCCAGAAATGACCTTCGGAATTCAGATGAATTCCATCATGCGTAATCCAATTTTTACTCCTTTTATCAGAGTACATTTCTCTAAAAGTAGGAAGAAATGGGACATTCTGATTGAGGCATACTTCTTCCATTCTCCTTTCATAAGAATTACAAAAATCATTTGAATACCATAAACATCCTGCGAACGGCATTTTGCTTTCGTCAACTGGTGTCAGACCAATAACAAAGACATTTGTTTGAGAGTCCATTTCATTAATTAGTCTCTCTAATCCATATTCAAATCCATCTATATCTAATTGATGTCTTCCGTTTTTCTGACCAATTGCTGCAGTGTCGTTAAGACCAACATTTAGCAGGATTGCTTTAGGTTTATTTCTTCTT
The Prochlorococcus marinus XMU1411 genome window above contains:
- a CDS encoding GDSL-type esterase/lipase family protein, with the translated sequence MISLPKQLVVIGDSSVYGWGDNEGGGWCERLRKDWCNNKNGPVIYQLGVRGDGIEKVSSRWEKEWSSRGETRRNKPKAILLNVGLNDTAAIGQKNGRHQLDIDGFEYGLERLINEMDSQTNVFVIGLTPVDESKMPFAGCLWYSNDFCNSYERRMEEVCLNQNVPFLPTFREMYSDKRSKNWITHDGIHLNSEGHFWIYQRLKSWEILTKWKES
- a CDS encoding DUF92 domain-containing protein — translated: MDLIRNQFFIGFCINFILIYIFCKVPLMTKGGWISAGILGTILWGCLSWQGWMSVVIYLLFGSLVTKIGFKFKKEQGIAEKRDGRRGPENVWGSAATGLFLAIMTKFNDANVVILKIGFAASFAAKLADTFGSEIGKRFGKDTYLITSLKKVESGTEGGISLEGTLASVLGSIFMAFIMLRLSLISTKIHFVIVAVSGFLATLSESIIGARFQNKYKLSNEMVNAIQTSIASVFAIFSMIFYSYFLN